In Fibrobacter sp. UWEL, a single genomic region encodes these proteins:
- a CDS encoding Gfo/Idh/MocA family protein, with product MKNMKLGILGCGYIAGKMAEAIKVLENKGMGVELHAVAARDLKKAQAFAEQYDVPKAYGSYSDLAADSDVDLIYIATPHSHHYEHAKLCIAAGRNVLVEKAFCANVKQATEVIAMAHDKGVFLCEAMWTRFLPAVDVVRGWIKEGRIGEVQSVEADFSQPLTHVDRLVNPELAGGALLDLGIYSLTFADLFIGAPIASLDARCIKTETGVDATDWINITYKNGKKAYLKTSIANPWHNEGIIYGTAGYIRVINLNDLEELQVYDTAGLLVESVKPERICNCYEYEVLACKRALESQILRRASLAQDDIRVQECPEMPHSKTMEMMELMDSIRERFGVSYPFEIYEK from the coding sequence ATGAAAAACATGAAATTGGGCATTCTCGGATGCGGCTATATTGCCGGTAAGATGGCTGAAGCTATTAAGGTTCTGGAAAACAAGGGCATGGGAGTGGAGCTGCACGCTGTTGCCGCTAGAGATTTGAAAAAAGCCCAGGCTTTCGCTGAACAATATGACGTCCCAAAGGCCTACGGAAGTTACAGCGATTTGGCAGCCGACTCGGATGTGGATTTAATCTATATCGCAACCCCTCATTCCCATCATTATGAACATGCCAAACTTTGCATTGCCGCGGGTCGCAATGTTCTTGTAGAAAAAGCTTTTTGCGCCAACGTGAAGCAGGCTACGGAAGTCATTGCCATGGCTCACGACAAGGGAGTATTTTTGTGCGAAGCCATGTGGACCCGTTTCCTGCCGGCAGTTGACGTAGTTCGCGGTTGGATTAAGGAAGGTCGCATTGGCGAAGTACAAAGCGTGGAAGCAGATTTTTCACAGCCGCTCACTCACGTTGACCGCTTGGTAAATCCCGAGTTGGCTGGTGGAGCCCTGCTGGACTTGGGTATTTACAGCTTGACCTTCGCGGATTTATTCATCGGTGCGCCGATCGCCAGTCTGGATGCTCGCTGCATCAAGACGGAAACTGGGGTGGATGCAACCGACTGGATCAACATCACTTACAAAAACGGCAAGAAGGCTTATCTCAAGACGTCCATTGCAAACCCCTGGCATAACGAAGGGATTATCTACGGTACAGCAGGATACATTCGGGTCATAAACTTGAACGACTTGGAAGAGTTGCAGGTTTACGATACCGCAGGCCTGCTGGTGGAATCCGTGAAGCCGGAAAGGATTTGCAACTGCTATGAGTATGAGGTACTGGCTTGTAAGAGGGCCTTGGAAAGCCAGATCCTTCGACGCGCTTCGCTTGCTCAGGATGACATTCGTGTACAAGAATGTCCCGAGATGCCGCACAGCAAGACAATGGAAATGATGGAGTTGATGGATTCCATCCGGGAGCGTTTTGGCGTCAGCTATCCTTTCGAGATTTACGAGAAGTAA
- a CDS encoding RNA-binding domain-containing protein — translation MNFDEIAAGESRTLEFKAVLPQDSRKWLKTIVAFANGAGGKLVVGVDDQRRVLGISDDIDVFEFKDKIVDVVATSCEPMIFPNVYAKSLEGKTIVVIQVYPGHGTPYHIKSDGLERGTFVRMGATSREADEAILDELRFRGKNIHYDEFPRPDIPVKKSDLSELCRDFSERAERRIQKKDLVNFKVLREFESGLQATNAYAILVGKHDFSSRIQCARFKGNDRTVFIDKKDFEGPLCKQIDGAFQFVLEHINMGLDIQGVTHKKVYELPTVALRELIVNAVVHRNYQLPSAVQVAVYDNRVEITSPGMLYGSLTVSDAVNGVTATRNRVLARTLEKIGVVEGWGSGLKRVQTLCTEAGVDFPEILELGNVLRFNFYRVKKNKKRDVINCSIDLNGRTSSGAAAYVKNTASGLRDVVAGYDTTSLTVREVSLLHCLSQQKNWTKSSLSQVLNCSTASVDRAIASLTKKNLIARDGANKNGTWVIVK, via the coding sequence ATGAATTTTGATGAAATTGCTGCAGGGGAGTCTAGAACACTGGAATTTAAAGCGGTGCTTCCGCAGGATTCCAGAAAATGGCTAAAGACTATCGTTGCCTTTGCTAATGGTGCTGGCGGAAAGCTTGTGGTTGGCGTGGACGATCAAAGGCGTGTTTTGGGCATTTCTGATGATATCGATGTTTTTGAATTCAAGGATAAGATTGTGGATGTGGTGGCAACATCCTGTGAACCCATGATTTTTCCCAATGTCTATGCGAAATCTCTGGAAGGCAAAACGATTGTCGTAATACAGGTTTATCCTGGTCATGGAACGCCTTATCACATCAAAAGCGATGGGTTGGAACGAGGTACGTTTGTGCGCATGGGGGCGACCAGTCGTGAAGCGGATGAAGCCATCCTAGATGAGCTTCGTTTCCGCGGAAAGAATATTCACTATGACGAATTCCCTCGTCCAGATATTCCTGTGAAAAAGTCTGATTTATCTGAGTTGTGTCGTGACTTTTCGGAACGTGCGGAACGCCGCATCCAGAAGAAAGATCTTGTGAACTTTAAGGTTCTGCGAGAATTTGAAAGTGGTTTACAAGCAACAAACGCCTACGCCATTCTTGTTGGAAAACATGATTTTTCGTCACGAATACAATGTGCCCGATTTAAGGGAAATGACAGAACCGTCTTTATTGACAAGAAGGATTTTGAAGGTCCGTTGTGCAAGCAAATTGATGGCGCGTTTCAGTTTGTGCTAGAACACATCAACATGGGGTTAGATATTCAAGGAGTGACTCATAAGAAGGTGTATGAACTCCCTACGGTTGCTTTACGTGAATTGATTGTTAATGCGGTTGTTCATCGTAATTACCAGTTGCCATCAGCAGTGCAGGTTGCTGTATACGATAATCGTGTTGAAATTACTTCGCCGGGAATGCTTTATGGCTCCTTGACGGTCAGTGATGCTGTTAATGGTGTGACCGCTACCCGCAACAGGGTGTTGGCAAGAACCTTGGAAAAGATTGGCGTTGTTGAAGGCTGGGGCTCGGGACTAAAACGTGTTCAAACTTTGTGTACGGAAGCTGGTGTTGACTTTCCTGAGATTCTTGAATTGGGCAATGTACTTCGATTCAATTTTTATCGCGTCAAAAAGAATAAAAAACGTGATGTGATAAATTGTTCGATAGATTTGAATGGGAGAACTTCTAGTGGTGCCGCTGCATACGTAAAAAATACCGCAAGTGGCTTGCGTGATGTTGTGGCGGGTTATGACACAACCTCTCTGACGGTTCGGGAAGTTTCACTATTACATTGCTTGTCTCAGCAAAAAAACTGGACAAAAAGCAGCTTGTCTCAAGTGTTGAATTGTTCTACCGCTTCTGTAGATCGTGCAATAGCATCGTTAACCAAGAAGAATCTGATTGCTCGCGATGGTGCCAACAAGAACGGCACTTGGGTTATCGTGAAGTGA
- the pgi gene encoding glucose-6-phosphate isomerase — protein sequence MSKLTDSQEWKALEAHSEVAKTWHMKELFAKDPTRAAKFSAEACGIFLDYSKNIITDETMAKLQDLLKSANFEEIRAKYFGGEKINTTEKRAVLHTALRYKGNDQICVDGKDVMPEVRAVLKHMEDFTKLVRSGSWKGFTGKSIKYVVNIGIGGSDLGPVMVTEALRPYAEKPAAGETSPEVFFVSNIDGTHMAETLKKVNLEETLFIVASKTFTTLETMTNAQTAKEAVLKAFNGDEKSIAKHFVALSTNTEAVSAFGIDPANMFEFWNWVGGRYSLWSAIGLSIALRIGFDNYMKLHQGAYEMDQHFKTAPVEKNLPAILALIGVWYNNFFGASSYAMLPYDQYLHRLAAYFQQADMESNGKTVDRDSKRVNYQTGPILWGEPGTNGQHAFYQLIHQGTKMIPCDFIAPANSHNPVGDHHQKLLSNFFAQPEALMNGKTLDQAAEELRKAGKSEEEIAFLAPHKVFEGNKPTNSIMMDYVSPERLGALIAMYEHKIFTQGVIWNINSYDQWGVELGKQLAMKILPELKADTELKHDSSTNQLINWFKKNQK from the coding sequence ATGTCTAAACTGACTGATTCTCAGGAATGGAAGGCTCTTGAAGCCCACTCCGAAGTTGCAAAGACTTGGCACATGAAGGAACTCTTCGCCAAGGACCCGACTCGTGCTGCTAAGTTCAGCGCTGAAGCCTGCGGCATCTTCCTGGACTACTCCAAGAACATCATCACTGACGAAACCATGGCTAAGCTCCAGGACCTCCTGAAGTCTGCCAATTTCGAAGAAATCCGCGCTAAGTACTTCGGTGGCGAAAAGATCAACACCACCGAAAAGCGTGCAGTTCTCCATACCGCACTCCGCTACAAGGGTAACGATCAGATTTGCGTCGACGGCAAGGACGTTATGCCGGAAGTTCGCGCAGTTCTCAAGCACATGGAAGACTTCACCAAGCTGGTCCGTTCCGGTTCCTGGAAGGGCTTCACTGGCAAGTCCATCAAGTATGTTGTGAACATCGGTATCGGCGGTTCCGACCTGGGTCCGGTGATGGTTACCGAAGCTCTGCGCCCCTATGCTGAAAAGCCGGCTGCAGGCGAAACTTCTCCGGAAGTGTTCTTCGTTTCTAACATCGACGGCACTCACATGGCAGAAACCCTGAAGAAGGTCAATCTGGAAGAAACCCTCTTCATCGTCGCTTCCAAGACTTTCACCACTCTCGAAACCATGACCAACGCACAGACCGCTAAGGAAGCTGTGCTCAAGGCTTTCAATGGTGACGAAAAGTCCATCGCCAAGCACTTCGTTGCTCTTTCCACCAACACCGAAGCAGTGTCTGCTTTCGGTATCGACCCGGCTAACATGTTCGAATTCTGGAACTGGGTTGGCGGCCGCTACTCTCTGTGGTCTGCAATCGGTCTGTCCATCGCTCTGCGTATCGGCTTCGACAACTACATGAAGCTCCACCAGGGTGCTTACGAAATGGATCAGCACTTCAAGACTGCTCCGGTCGAAAAGAACCTGCCGGCTATCCTCGCTTTGATCGGCGTTTGGTACAACAACTTCTTCGGCGCATCCAGCTACGCAATGCTCCCCTACGACCAGTACCTCCATCGCCTGGCTGCATACTTCCAGCAGGCTGACATGGAATCCAACGGTAAGACAGTTGACCGCGACTCCAAGCGCGTGAACTACCAGACCGGCCCGATCCTTTGGGGCGAACCGGGTACCAACGGCCAGCATGCCTTCTACCAGCTGATCCACCAGGGCACCAAGATGATTCCTTGCGACTTCATCGCTCCGGCAAACAGCCACAATCCTGTTGGCGATCATCACCAGAAGTTGCTCTCCAACTTCTTCGCTCAGCCCGAAGCTCTCATGAACGGCAAGACCCTCGACCAGGCTGCAGAAGAACTCCGCAAGGCTGGCAAGTCTGAAGAAGAAATCGCTTTCCTCGCTCCCCACAAGGTGTTCGAAGGCAACAAGCCCACCAACTCCATCATGATGGACTACGTTTCTCCGGAACGTCTGGGCGCTCTCATTGCCATGTACGAACACAAGATCTTCACTCAGGGCGTTATCTGGAACATCAACAGCTACGACCAGTGGGGTGTTGAACTGGGTAAGCAGCTCGCCATGAAGATCCTCCCGGAACTGAAGGCAGACACCGAACTCAAGCACGATTCCTCTACCAACCAGCTCATCAACTGGTTCAAGAAGAATCAGAAGTAA
- a CDS encoding Spy/CpxP family protein refolding chaperone: MKGSVKLFIASLIVFAAAIGFFVGSVCVKPCPKGPMAMEGMMPPPPPGFNGQVPPNFDGKMPPPPPGFDGKGPKGHHGDFKGHGPEGEFGKGPAPEMMDSLLQITADQKATLDKNRITVEETMKELRKNKHEAEKALGEALDSEDAKAIEAAKAKVLEADKALLDHRINSINELNKILTKEQREKFRAFHKDHMKKRK, from the coding sequence ATGAAAGGTTCTGTAAAGCTCTTTATCGCAAGCCTGATCGTGTTTGCAGCCGCCATCGGATTCTTCGTTGGATCCGTATGTGTTAAGCCCTGCCCCAAGGGCCCCATGGCCATGGAAGGCATGATGCCTCCCCCGCCCCCGGGATTCAACGGCCAGGTTCCTCCTAATTTCGATGGCAAGATGCCTCCTCCGCCTCCGGGCTTTGACGGCAAGGGCCCCAAAGGACACCACGGTGATTTCAAGGGTCACGGCCCCGAAGGTGAATTCGGTAAGGGTCCCGCCCCCGAAATGATGGATTCCTTGCTGCAGATTACCGCAGACCAGAAGGCCACCCTGGATAAAAATCGTATCACTGTCGAAGAAACCATGAAGGAACTTCGCAAGAACAAGCACGAAGCAGAAAAGGCTCTAGGCGAAGCTCTTGATTCCGAAGACGCAAAGGCTATCGAAGCAGCAAAGGCAAAGGTCCTTGAAGCAGACAAGGCTCTGCTGGACCACCGCATCAATTCCATCAACGAATTGAACAAGATCCTGACCAAGGAACAGCGTGAAAAGTTCCGCGCCTTCCATAAGGATCATATGAAGAAGCGCAAGTAG
- a CDS encoding RNA polymerase sigma factor: protein MAESTIIRKLKGGSREALALLWQDHSANVLNLAFRFMKDRDQAEDILMDVFVQVPKAIQSFQGNSTLGTWLFKLTVNACLMKLRATKRHGELEEEHIDIIIEDALGKTGDTDRDKVQNEAEHFDPELLEMGLSQLPAETRSMLWLKDSEDLDIKDLSEIYKTPEGTIKARLSRARHYIKDFIKERISHAKQA, encoded by the coding sequence ATGGCCGAATCCACAATCATCCGAAAACTTAAAGGTGGCAGCCGCGAGGCACTGGCCCTGCTCTGGCAGGATCATAGCGCAAACGTGCTGAACCTTGCGTTCCGTTTCATGAAGGATCGCGACCAGGCAGAAGATATTCTGATGGATGTTTTCGTTCAGGTTCCCAAGGCAATCCAGAGTTTCCAGGGAAATTCCACCCTAGGTACCTGGCTGTTCAAGCTTACCGTAAATGCCTGCCTCATGAAGCTGCGGGCAACCAAGCGCCACGGCGAGCTGGAGGAAGAACATATCGATATCATTATCGAAGATGCCCTGGGTAAAACTGGCGACACCGACCGAGACAAGGTCCAGAATGAGGCAGAACATTTTGACCCGGAACTTCTCGAAATGGGGTTAAGCCAGCTCCCCGCGGAAACCCGCAGCATGCTCTGGCTCAAGGACAGCGAGGACCTAGACATTAAAGACCTTTCGGAAATCTATAAGACGCCCGAAGGAACCATCAAGGCAAGGCTCAGCAGGGCCCGCCACTATATCAAGGACTTTATTAAGGAGCGTATCAGCCATGCAAAACAAGCTTGA
- a CDS encoding ABC transporter permease, with protein sequence MRILKKSDLELDGSGYLTLNLEGKAFFAAVASEAERQGKKLRLSHFSPEIREELAKIRKIDIPKSEVKESAGTLELIGGAGFAVCGTMKTLFYLLSECIYWTFIGRFDKHRLPFGGVSKHLLRLGSEAAGIVFLLVFLIGFTLSLQSATQLNTFGAGEYLSVGVGFLMFAELGPMLTSIILAGRSGSSITAEIASMNVAEEIKALRTMGINPIQYLIVPRFKAMTIAVPLLSFVASIIGCVAGFLVAFWFCEISPRNYWEGLRTSMPLILLFKSVIKSMVFGWIVTLIACHRGFKASGGADAVGKATTVCVVYSIAGIILADALFSFVFY encoded by the coding sequence GTGCGGATACTTAAAAAATCGGACCTGGAATTGGATGGGTCTGGATATTTGACCCTGAATCTGGAAGGGAAGGCCTTTTTTGCTGCTGTAGCCTCGGAAGCGGAGCGTCAGGGCAAAAAATTGCGCCTGAGCCATTTTTCCCCTGAAATTCGTGAAGAATTGGCGAAAATTCGCAAAATTGACATCCCGAAATCAGAAGTTAAGGAATCTGCAGGGACGTTGGAACTGATCGGCGGGGCCGGTTTTGCGGTCTGCGGAACCATGAAGACCCTCTTCTACCTGCTCAGTGAGTGTATTTACTGGACCTTTATTGGCAGGTTCGACAAGCATCGACTTCCCTTTGGTGGCGTTTCCAAGCATTTGTTGCGCCTGGGTAGCGAAGCCGCCGGCATTGTTTTCTTGCTGGTTTTCCTGATTGGTTTTACCCTGTCCCTCCAGAGTGCAACCCAGCTGAATACCTTCGGTGCGGGTGAATATCTCTCTGTGGGCGTTGGTTTTTTGATGTTTGCAGAGCTTGGTCCCATGCTGACCTCTATCATTCTGGCGGGCCGCTCCGGCAGCTCCATTACTGCAGAAATTGCCAGCATGAACGTGGCGGAAGAAATCAAGGCCTTGCGCACCATGGGAATTAACCCTATCCAGTATTTGATTGTGCCTCGTTTCAAGGCCATGACCATTGCGGTTCCCCTGCTCTCCTTTGTGGCAAGTATTATTGGTTGCGTTGCAGGTTTTCTGGTGGCTTTCTGGTTCTGTGAAATTTCTCCCCGCAATTATTGGGAAGGCCTGCGCACCAGCATGCCTCTGATTCTTCTTTTCAAGAGTGTCATCAAGTCCATGGTCTTTGGCTGGATCGTGACCCTCATTGCCTGCCATCGCGGCTTTAAGGCCAGCGGCGGTGCGGATGCCGTAGGTAAGGCTACCACGGTTTGTGTCGTTTATTCCATTGCCGGCATTATTCTTGCCGACGCCTTGTTCTCCTTTGTGTTCTACTAG
- a CDS encoding ABC transporter ATP-binding protein, giving the protein MTEILKVEHLKAGYGNRVILKDVSFGVNAGEIRVILGGSGCGKSTLLNNILQLEKPLGGSISFFGQEYPATVPIPDEVRKRTGVLFQGGALLTSLTVAENVALPLQRHKPGMPKKMMDEIIADRLEKVHMMHAFNKYPSELSGGMKKRAALARALALEPELLFCDEPSAGLDPITARSLDELLLTLRDDLKISVVIVTHELESIKTICDKFVFLKEGEVLLDGTLKQGLESDIPEIRTFFDRKCPDEAAGARYYDFDFVD; this is encoded by the coding sequence ATGACTGAGATTTTGAAAGTGGAACATTTGAAGGCGGGCTATGGAAACCGCGTAATCCTGAAGGACGTAAGCTTCGGGGTGAATGCCGGTGAAATCCGCGTCATTCTGGGCGGTTCCGGTTGCGGTAAGTCCACGCTATTGAATAACATCCTCCAGCTGGAAAAACCCCTGGGCGGAAGTATTTCCTTCTTCGGCCAGGAATATCCTGCCACGGTGCCCATTCCCGATGAAGTCCGTAAGCGTACGGGCGTTCTGTTCCAGGGGGGCGCCTTGTTGACAAGCCTGACGGTGGCGGAAAATGTGGCTCTCCCGTTGCAGAGGCACAAGCCCGGAATGCCTAAGAAGATGATGGACGAAATCATTGCGGATCGACTGGAAAAGGTCCACATGATGCATGCCTTTAACAAGTATCCCTCGGAACTTTCCGGCGGTATGAAAAAGCGTGCGGCCCTCGCCCGCGCATTGGCTCTGGAACCGGAACTGTTGTTCTGCGACGAACCGTCTGCGGGTCTGGACCCCATTACCGCCCGCTCCCTGGATGAACTGCTTTTGACTTTGCGAGATGACTTGAAGATTTCTGTGGTCATCGTGACTCATGAGCTAGAGAGTATTAAGACCATCTGCGACAAGTTCGTCTTCTTGAAGGAAGGAGAAGTTCTTCTGGATGGTACCCTAAAGCAGGGGCTGGAATCGGATATTCCCGAGATAAGAACTTTCTTTGACCGCAAGTGCCCTGACGAAGCCGCTGGCGCTCGCTACTATGATTTTGATTTTGTGGATTAA
- a CDS encoding MlaD family protein, protein METTRAERIRLGLFLLLCIVGILGFAGYLIGEKVRQQKIAYFAIFSESVQGLSLDARVMLNGIDVGRVTKTQIDPMNLNKVVVWFEVNPETPVKAGTTVQMTSGISLTGNRYLILSGGEAMEANLPDGSQIRVGKNRINEITGQAESMLERVEILVNNLNTILSSENASKISRTLSNLENASAGGKKLMEHTNTLVVNSNTLVSNSNRMVENGSQLIGDGRAFVKSLDAPIHNLDSITQAFKTVSAEMKEAHLAEELKKTLDEFQTKLAALDTKQMNDDLVKTLHSVQDMSKRIDLFLYKNQNSFSEGVSQMNEILDNINEFSQKIKNNPSSLIRGSGESGRD, encoded by the coding sequence ATGGAAACTACAAGAGCTGAACGAATAAGACTGGGATTGTTCCTGCTATTGTGTATAGTGGGTATTCTCGGTTTTGCGGGCTACCTCATTGGGGAGAAGGTCCGCCAACAGAAGATTGCCTACTTTGCCATTTTCTCTGAATCTGTGCAAGGTCTGTCCCTAGATGCACGCGTCATGCTGAACGGTATTGATGTGGGTCGCGTCACCAAGACTCAGATTGATCCCATGAACCTGAATAAGGTGGTGGTGTGGTTTGAAGTCAATCCCGAGACTCCCGTCAAGGCCGGTACTACGGTGCAGATGACTAGCGGAATTTCATTAACGGGTAACCGCTACCTGATTCTTTCTGGTGGTGAAGCTATGGAAGCGAACCTTCCCGATGGCTCCCAGATTCGAGTGGGCAAGAACCGCATTAACGAAATTACTGGCCAGGCAGAAAGCATGCTGGAACGTGTAGAAATTCTGGTGAACAACCTGAATACTATTCTTTCTTCGGAAAATGCAAGCAAGATCAGCCGCACACTTTCCAATCTGGAGAACGCTTCTGCTGGTGGTAAAAAGCTGATGGAGCATACCAATACCCTCGTGGTGAACAGCAACACTTTGGTTAGCAACAGCAACCGCATGGTGGAAAACGGCAGCCAGCTGATTGGCGATGGTCGTGCCTTCGTGAAGTCTCTGGATGCTCCGATCCACAATCTGGATTCCATCACCCAGGCTTTCAAGACGGTTTCTGCAGAAATGAAGGAAGCCCACCTGGCGGAAGAACTGAAGAAGACTTTGGATGAATTCCAGACGAAGCTCGCCGCTCTGGATACCAAGCAGATGAACGATGACCTGGTAAAGACGTTGCATTCCGTTCAGGATATGTCCAAACGTATCGACCTGTTCCTTTACAAGAACCAGAACTCCTTCTCTGAAGGGGTAAGCCAGATGAACGAAATTCTGGATAACATCAACGAATTTAGCCAGAAGATCAAGAATAATCCGTCTAGCCTCATTCGCGGTAGCGGTGAATCCGGGAGGGACTAA
- a CDS encoding ABC-type transport auxiliary lipoprotein family protein, whose amino-acid sequence MKFKKLFIACAIAAIAISLTGCFGSQKPMRYYTVVLPAGKAVADKPVPARILVKKASIDPAYRRNNIVYRESAYDFMFYNYSSWATRPEYLMEQAVSLRLEQSGLFQFVESVPTAKPDYELSMHVIAVEEIDGDNGREAHLAMNMSFKKTDSDGDLWSRRFDSKKSYDGDDMREFATAISKLLEQYTETALQEIQQALNSATESAQ is encoded by the coding sequence ATGAAGTTTAAGAAACTCTTTATTGCATGTGCCATTGCGGCTATCGCCATTTCTTTGACGGGATGTTTCGGCTCCCAGAAGCCGATGCGCTACTATACGGTAGTACTGCCCGCTGGTAAGGCTGTTGCGGATAAGCCTGTTCCTGCCCGTATCCTGGTGAAGAAGGCTTCCATCGATCCCGCTTATCGCCGTAATAACATCGTCTATCGTGAATCTGCCTACGATTTCATGTTCTACAATTATTCCTCCTGGGCAACCCGTCCGGAATACCTGATGGAACAGGCCGTAAGCCTTCGCTTGGAACAGTCTGGACTTTTCCAGTTTGTAGAAAGCGTCCCTACGGCTAAGCCCGACTATGAACTTTCCATGCACGTAATTGCCGTGGAAGAAATCGACGGGGACAACGGCCGCGAAGCTCATCTGGCTATGAACATGTCCTTCAAGAAGACGGATAGCGATGGCGACCTCTGGAGCAGGCGTTTCGATTCCAAGAAGTCTTATGACGGTGATGACATGCGAGAATTCGCTACCGCCATTTCCAAATTGCTGGAACAGTATACCGAGACCGCACTTCAGGAAATCCAACAGGCTTTGAATAGCGCCACTGAAAGCGCACAATAG
- a CDS encoding DUF1538 domain-containing protein gives MFKILLGKLKESFESVLPVTLIVMLVSFTPLVSLTPKELLVFGVSAIFLVIGIGLFNLGADLAMTPMGEHVGSGLAKSKRLILLVSICFIMGVLITIAEPDLSVLAEQVKNAVTPAMLIGTIGVGVGLFLLFAILKVVFRYDLSAMITFFYMTLFMLGMLMVSMGKDIFVPLAFDSGGVTTGPITVPFIMALGVGVAGAIGGKNSNENSFGLIALCSIGPIIALMGLILFSKGDLSYELSESAYSIDASLGKNFMPTILAVAKEVIVALSLIVVFFTILQVTVLKLSKSKLVQIGFGIAYTFIGLVIFLTAVTVGFMPIGFELGQQLAQLPKALVIAGFVIGMVVVLAEPAVHVLNKQVEEITDGLVTKRSMLIALSVGVGISIGLSMIRIQMGFPIIYYLIPGYFISLALSLFVPKLYTAIAFDSGGVASGPLTSSFILPLAIGACASIHGGGDSVLNYAFGIVAMVAMTPLITIQVLGFKAVVSRMVRNRLMMRRIQDADDEQIIDFV, from the coding sequence ATGTTCAAGATCTTGCTAGGAAAGTTAAAGGAATCCTTTGAATCAGTGTTACCTGTAACGCTGATTGTCATGCTGGTATCCTTTACGCCCCTAGTCAGCTTGACTCCCAAGGAATTGCTGGTCTTTGGCGTAAGCGCCATTTTCCTGGTTATTGGCATTGGACTTTTTAACCTGGGTGCGGACCTGGCCATGACTCCCATGGGAGAACATGTTGGATCCGGTCTTGCAAAATCCAAGCGCTTGATTCTTTTGGTGTCCATTTGCTTTATCATGGGCGTACTCATTACCATTGCGGAGCCGGACTTGTCCGTTTTGGCCGAACAGGTGAAAAACGCAGTGACACCTGCCATGCTGATTGGAACCATTGGTGTGGGCGTTGGTCTGTTCCTGCTCTTTGCCATTCTCAAGGTGGTGTTCCGTTACGATTTGTCCGCCATGATTACCTTCTTCTACATGACCCTCTTTATGCTGGGTATGTTGATGGTCTCCATGGGCAAGGATATTTTTGTTCCGCTGGCATTTGATAGTGGTGGCGTTACCACCGGTCCCATTACGGTGCCTTTCATCATGGCTTTGGGCGTGGGTGTGGCTGGTGCCATTGGCGGTAAGAATTCCAACGAAAATAGCTTCGGCCTCATTGCCCTTTGCTCTATTGGACCTATTATCGCCTTGATGGGCTTGATCCTTTTTTCCAAGGGTGACCTGTCTTACGAACTGAGCGAAAGCGCCTATTCCATTGATGCGAGCCTGGGCAAGAATTTCATGCCTACCATTCTTGCGGTGGCGAAGGAAGTGATTGTGGCCCTGAGCCTTATTGTGGTTTTCTTTACCATCTTGCAGGTGACGGTGCTGAAACTTTCCAAGTCCAAGCTGGTCCAGATTGGTTTTGGTATTGCCTACACATTTATAGGTCTTGTGATTTTCCTGACCGCTGTGACGGTGGGCTTTATGCCCATTGGCTTTGAACTGGGCCAGCAGCTGGCTCAACTGCCTAAGGCTCTTGTGATTGCAGGCTTTGTCATTGGCATGGTGGTGGTGCTTGCAGAACCTGCTGTACACGTTTTGAACAAGCAGGTCGAAGAAATTACAGACGGTCTTGTGACCAAGCGCTCCATGTTAATCGCCTTGTCCGTTGGTGTGGGCATTTCCATTGGGCTTTCCATGATTCGAATCCAGATGGGATTCCCCATTATCTATTACCTGATTCCGGGTTACTTTATTTCTTTGGCCCTGTCCCTGTTTGTGCCTAAACTTTATACGGCCATTGCCTTTGACTCCGGTGGCGTGGCAAGCGGTCCCTTGACCTCCAGCTTTATCTTGCCTCTTGCCATTGGTGCTTGCGCCAGTATTCACGGTGGAGGGGATTCAGTCTTGAATTATGCTTTTGGCATTGTGGCCATGGTGGCCATGACTCCGCTGATCACCATTCAGGTATTGGGCTTTAAGGCTGTTGTTTCCAGAATGGTTCGTAACCGTCTCATGATGCGCCGCATTCAGGATGCGGATGACGAACAGATCATCGATTTTGTGTAG